In Haematobia irritans isolate KBUSLIRL chromosome 1, ASM5000362v1, whole genome shotgun sequence, a genomic segment contains:
- the SdhC gene encoding succinate dehydrogenase, subunit C, whose translation MYALTRSLVRSPALRQGLQMSRAQNVRDVTMKVVPVASTVKEESFFERNGRLQREMSPHLTIYKPQLTSMLSITHRGTGVALTAGVWALGLAALTSPQDIANYASVIEGLHLSSGTLSVLKFMIAYPLAFHTANGVRHLLWDTGRMLKIKEVYSSGYAMVGVSFVLAAILAML comes from the exons AT GTACGCTCTCACACGTTCCCTGGTCCGTTCTCCAGCTCTACGTCAGGGCCTTCAAATGTCCCGGGCTCAAAATGTCCGGGATGTCACAATGAAAGTAGTGCCAGTCGCCTCCACTGTCAAAGAAGAaagtttcttcgaaagaaatggaCGTCTTCAACGTGAAATGTCTCCCCACTTGACCATCTATAAACCACAATTGACCTCTATGTTGTCTATTACCCATCGTGGCACCGGTGTAGCCCTCACTGCTGGAGTTTGGGCCTTGGGTTTGGCTGCCCTCACCTCACCCCAAGATATTGCCAACTATGCTTCAGTTATTGAAGGATTGCACTTGAGTTCCGGTACATTGTCTGTGTTGAAATTCATGATAGCCTATCCCTTGGCCTTCCATACAGCCAATGGTGTTCgtcatttgctttgggataccgGCCGTATGCTGAAAATCAAGGAAGTCTATTCTTCAGGTTATGCAATGGTTGGTGTAAGCTTCGTCTTGGCTGCTATTCTGGCCATGTTGTaa